The following is a genomic window from Kogia breviceps isolate mKogBre1 chromosome 4, mKogBre1 haplotype 1, whole genome shotgun sequence.
AAAATTatagttctctttttctgtctagcAGCTTTGGATGGTTCCTTCACCGATGGAGAACTTATCCATTGGtactgagagagaaatgataaatatgccaTTTAAGTTACAGGTAATTGAGGAGGGTTTGATCTTCACTgcaaattaagatattttaagttaataaaaggtcttcaatctgcatttctgggaagctaaattaaagcatcacacaccattttcaaaaacagaaaagccatttcatttgaataaaaacttagttttaagatggcagatccaccagccgtggtgcactaaagaccacctagaggggtgggttagggagggtgggagggagggtgacacaagagggaagagatatgggaacatatgtatatgtataactgattcactttgttgtaaaggagaaacgaacacactattgtaaaacagttatactcaaataaagatgttattaaaaataaaaaaaaataaaaacataagatgGCAGAAAGTaccttgataattttcttttaagaaggaaagaaaaacaagccattaaagagaaattcttgggctcccctggtggcacagtggttgagagtccgcctgccaatgcacgggacacgggctcgtgccccggtccaggaagatcccacatgccacggagcagctaggcccatggcccatggccactgagcctgtgcgtccagagccggtgctctgcaatgggagatgccacaacagtgagaggccagcgtatcgcaaaaaataaaataaaataaaataaaaccaacaaagagaaattcttctgagagaattaaaacatgttatataGCTCTGACTTGGCACTCCTTCCATTCTGCAGACCTTTTTTCATAACTGCTTTCATCACAGAATGATTTAAagtcaaataaattgaaattagagtaattatttcccaatgagtggctatttccatttaaaaccaaAAGCCAACTAATTATTGCTTTccccataaaattaaatatgaaatctacATTATGCACTTGTAcacttatttcctcctttgtgtaTGCTAGtttcttcctcagaaacctaAGATGACATACTGCAGACTGCCCACAGTGGGTAAGATTTTGGCAGGAGCAAAGGtcaactttaaacattttgcatCTAAAGTGGCTTTGGATACCTTTGGATAGAAAGTAGAGTCTGAGCACTGTCCAGACACTTAGATACCTAAAGGGCATCTAAGAGAGCAAACCAAAGTTCTGATATTCCCGCAAAAGCTGCTCCTCCCATCGGCCCCCTTCTTCTAAGTGATACCACCCAGTTGCACACATAATCATCAATGACTTGTCTCCGTGTTACTATTTCCttcataccccacatccaatctaTCGGCAAGCCTTGTTAGCTATACCCTCAAAACACAACCTGAATTCAAGCGCTTTTCACTTGCTCCAAACTTTCAACCGAAGCTAAGCCAGAAACATCTCTTATTTGGACCACTGTGATAGTCtcccaactggtctccctgtttctcttctttatccccccaagtccattctctctacCAGCTCACCTTATTCAGATACTATTTGGATCATGCCTTTTTCCAGTTCAATACCCACTACTCATTTAGAATAATCCAAATCTGTACTCTGGCCTTCGAGACGTTATAAGATCAGACCCCTGGCTAGCACCCTGACCTCATGTCATACCACACTCTACTTCACTCAGTCCTCTGGCCATGTCGGCCTCCTTGCTTCTCCTGAAATACTCCACCCACCTACATGTCTGCACACTCACGGCCTCCTTGTCCTGGAATGTGCTTACACCGGATCTTCCGTGGCTTGCTCCTCTCTTCATTCAGGTCTCCATGCAAATGCCACTTGTACAGTGACGCTGTCCCCTAACAAACCTATCCAATGGAGTCCTACCCGCCCCCCCTCACTCTCCTTACATTAAGATATTTCTGCACTTCCTACTATCTCAAATTATGTTACTTATCTGTTTATTCATTGCCATCTGAACTCCTTCACtaggatgtaagctccatgagggcaagacttTTGTCTGTCTGGTTCACTGCTTTAGCCCTAGTGCCTAAACCTGTATCTGGCAcacagaagatattaaaaaaaattacctgtgaATCTGACAAATGAATAAAGTACTCCTTGCAAGAATTCAGAGGTTgcacaggaaagaaataatgctCTTGGTGGAAGCAGGCTTAGTATCTAGGGTCACTTCTATTCAGAGTAGAGATAAGAATTTACAAGTATAATTCACTTTAATTACAACATCATCTGCTAAAAACATAAGGGAAGTGCAACACTAGAAAAGTACAGTTGaaacttgaacaacatgggtttgtacCTCGCGGGTCCATtgacacatggattttttttcaataaatatgtactatcgTCCTTCacgatccaaggttggttgaatccacagatgcggaACCACTGACTATAAACTTCTACCCAGATTTTCAACTGCGTAGGGGTCGGCACCCCtaaccccatgttgttcaagggccaactgtatatgatgaggaaagttgaacacagtaagttttaaaaactgtcaaTACGTGaacaaattctttttgttttgctatgtgttaatcaattttaaaaagtgaccacATACCAACCGGTGGATTTTTTCTTATTACCAGAATGAGCAGAGTTCTGTTGGTTTCAAGGGCCTTTAGTAAAGCCTTTGCTCCTTCACTGGTGAGGCCACAGTGCTGCAGGTCAAGTGCTTTTGATGAAAGACAAAAGGTCACTGGCTAACTCTACAGATTTAACATATAGACAACTCTCAGTTTCTCACGTGTGGAAGAGTCCTGCACAACACAAGTCATGGCAGGCTTGTAATTTGGGGtatggaaaaacaacagaaacctatACGCACACACATAAtgcataatccaatttaaaaacctCTTCTTGGATGTGCAATGATAACCCTGGCTTTAGTACCAATAAATCACCCAACATAGTTTACAATTACAGAACTGTATAACTGTATACAGAAGAAGAACTGTATATAACCTATGAGCAAAAAGCATCACAAAATGAATCTCAGTTCATAATTAGCAAGGGCGGCAGTGGCACGTAAACCTCACGAGCAAAAACTGGTGGAGGTCAGAGATGCACGGCATTCTTTGGATCATGATCTTCAGCTCTAAATCACACTTGAAACTacttaaaaggagaaaacaaaatagaagaaatgtaatAAGTGTTAGTTTTAGAGCAAAAAAGACAAGTCTAAGAGgatacaaataataacaaattcaaACAATGTGTGAACAGACAATACATACTAAAAACCTATCATGAAAGCATGATGGTCAAGAACTCTCTCCATAAAAAGTCAGACAAAACCCAGATAAACTGATCATGAATTCCAGTCGTTCTGGGGCTGAACAAACTACTCATTTAAACCAAAGGTATCATCACCAAAGCACAGGTATTTAAAACTATTCCATGAAAGGAAACTATGGTGAgtctttttttaagtgttgtgCGGACCATCACGTTAAAGTAACTGGAGTCTTTCAACACCCCCATGACACACAGAAATAGCAAGTCAGACATACGGATCTGACAGGATATGATACAAGCCTTACAAGCTCTCACTACAGAAGAATGGACACACGCTCTAATTAACCAAATAGCCAGATTAATACAAACAGCCAGTAAACCTCACCAGTAAatcaaatgaatacaaaataaaacaaaatgtggttattCTCCTATCAGATTAAGCCAAGATTCTGTAAGAAGAGCCTTTAAATCATGTCTATACCCTTTTGATCCAACAGctctctttctaagaatttaaccaaaagaaatagtCAGAGATATAGGTAAGGATATATATCAGAGTACTATTTGTAAGTGAGAAACTCGACAAAGCTTATATACAAGAATGGATAAGCTATGTGCACTGTGGCATactcacataatggaatactgaACAATCACAAAAAACGATGCAGGAGATGCAAATTTACTGACTTGCCAAAATGCTCATactaaattaactgaaaaaagttataaaattggGAGTAATCCTACTGGCACAGAAAATGGAGAGGTACTCActtttgtagttttacatttttttacaagTGCTACAAGCCAGTGTTTGTGAGAGGCAGGCTTCACGTCCACTGTTGGGGTGGACTACAAACTGGCATAGCATTTCTGGATGGTAACTCGGCGATGTGTATCAAAAGTCTTACAAGTATGTCACACTCAGGTCATTCCACTTCTAGTTCCTTACTCTACAGAAGTAATCCCAATGGACACAGAGACGTATATACAACGTATTCACAATGTTTCTGACAGGGAAAAGCAAACTGTCTAAATCTAATGGCAAAGAACTGATTAAACTATTGGACATCAATAAGATGGAATACTACATGATacatcattaaatgaaaaaagcaggaaTATGAAATAGCAagtatattacaattttatttttgttatccccaagtggacaaaatatattcatagaaaaaaaaagactgaaagtatACACACGAAGATGAACAGTGATTATGTCTGCGTATTAAGATTATAGGTAATTGTTCTCTTGTAACTCTGcattttctataaagaatatatgcagggcttccctggtggcgcagtggttgagaatccgcctgccgattcaggggacacgggttcgttccccggtccgggaagatcccacgtgccgcggagcagctgggcgcatgagccatggcctctgagcctgcgcgtccggagcctgtgctccgcaacgggagaggccacaacagtgagaggcccgcgtaccacaaaaaaaagaaaaaaaaagaatatatgcaactCGTAGAGAAAGTTTACGagcaaaataaaacctatcagaaaaataaggctttaaaaaaatcctatcacaacagtatcatgccaaaagctaagcatatatcatattaaaaattcaatagtttcaattttagaattgacCTCCAAGCCACAAATCCTCACTAAGAGATTCCACAAAAGCACTTGCACCCAGGTCACCAATGAGCGTGTTGTAGTTCAGAGTGATGCTCCTCAAACCAGCCATACAGTCAAGATCAGATCTCCTGGAAGGAAGACTCTCAGCCCAGGTGTCTGCATGCCTTCTGGTGGTCTGATACTTCACAGATTTCACGGGATGAAATTAAGATGCTTGAATAAGGAAACAGGGTGTGCCTACTGAGTATGGCTTATTACATCAGAgattcactcacacacacatatcaagcatatatggcaggggaatcaagctgagaaattaaaaagtcattctgGTTTACGAGTCCAGTGACCCAGATCCTAGTCCGTCACTGATTAGATGCCAGCCACTGGATGACCTGTTTCTGAACAGTTCTGTAAAGTTGGACAACTCAATGACAGTCtatgaattattttccttagctTCTAAGTCAGGGAATTGGTCCTAAATTCTATGATTGCTGAGGCTCTAAATGTCATCATTCTGTCCTCCAATGGTCTCCAAACACCTGACTGGGTAGGGTAAcccataagaaaactttttaatatgcatcttatttattaacaaattatatacacaaagttctatacatataatgtatgtacATTATACTCCACACAGatagttttaaaatgatacaaaggcaaataggttctaatattttcttttcctaaatccaaggcattattttattattattttaaaatatttatttatttatttggctgtgccggatcTTCAGTTGCGACATGccagatcttttagttgtggcatgtgggctcttagttacggcatgtgtgtgggatccagttccttgagcagggatcgaacctgggccccctgcattgggagcgcagtgtCTTAACTgttggaccgctagggaagtccaaggcattattttaaaaagtgtattataAAATGGATCTCACGTGCTACCTAGGGTATGCACACAGACTTTAGAGGCCTGGACTATGCACAGCAAGTTTGATGTGCCTTGGGAAAATAATGGTTTCACATTTCACCACAAGTCTTGTCTTAAAGACAttcaattctttatattcataaaataaattttggtaataTGGAACAgtgactttaaatgaaaaaagtcttattacattcttgaaaaaataaaggacTCAAAGTGCCTTTGACACTCTACAACGAAAATCATGagtgtcatttttctattaataataacttctaaaagctccaagcaaaaataacagcaatcacTTACAAATTAGTGATTGCTAATAACAGCAATCAATTACAAactatttatacaaattagtTCATTTCAACCTCATaatgaggcacagaggttaagtgattgGTTCATGGTCACtagctatgaaatgggagaaagggaATTGGAACCTAGGCCATTTGGCTTCGGCACCCGTGTTCTTGACTGTTTTCAATCTCAGTGGTCAACGGACTTGCCCTCTATAGGAtcaaagaatttttcaatttttaaaatctaaatttaaacatttccagctttgtgggctatacagtttctgttgcaactactcaaccccACTGGCGTAGGGTGAAGGTAGCCATAGCTACCATGTAAACAATGGGTGCAACTATGTTCCCAAAACACTTTCTAAACAATGGATGGGACTACGTTCCAAAAACACTTTCTCTACCAGGCGACGGGCTGGATCTGGCCCACCAGCCATACTTTGCCCATCCCTGATCTGCaccatcaaactattaaaaaggcttcgtgtcaaattattaaataactttaggcctaaatacagtcattataaccactgtaaagttgttaaggcattattttaaaaactatatttacaaattgGTGATGTAGTGATTTTTATTAGCTTATAAACTACAGCAGCTGGTAAACACTTGATTCATTTAAGTCTTGAAGACTAGAATGGCATAATTTTTCACAGTATCACAATCAACGTTTTcagtaaataatacataaaaatattattatgtattatatattaaatctcttatttctaaaattaagtggactatctttactaaatggtagaatcccaaactgaaaactgGTCATATTCTTTCAACACAACGAAAGCTGCACTCACATgtgtcaaaagacaaaaattaactgccatctgtatcaatatattaatgtgcGTCAATCACGTATGTTTTCATGAAagttcaaacataaaaaaaatcacctttaagaTCTTGGCCATGTGATCTGCTCCCTGCCATGTCACATTACACCCCatgaagtttactgtcttcagaGAGATAGAGTTCTTTACAGCTTGCCAaataactaaaagggaaaaacacacatacacacacacacacaatatacatttgtcaatcttgactcatttgcttttcttgagtcaattggaggtttatagccacattcttaaaatcattaactgCAGTCTTCCCAAACAGgtaactgatgaacagatgcatTCTAAAACTTGTCAGTAACAAAGTGTTACTCCAGTTAACAGCAGCAGTTTAATTGTCTTTAGATACTAAAACTGAATACACTGAATACTGCAAACTGTATTCCCAACCACTCAGTAAAATACTACATACCTTttgagacataggaaaaaaaagaaaaacctaaaaatctgaagactcttcctattttcatttccaatgatACTTCCCAATCTTGATGATCAATCAGCgatttaaatgtcaattataaacCCAGTATTTTATTAGCTCCTATGCAGTATACTAGAGCCATAGAAGAGAGAGGACCTCAAACCCTCTGCTCCCTCAAATTGAAAGGCAGGCTTCCTGACCCCTCCAGACCACTACTGGACACAGGGAACACACACTAATGTTTCAGGACTCCAACTAACAGTCACCTGCTTTGTGATTACTTCCATgacacacgcccactaacaccaCTGAGTTTGCTGCTCTTATGCGAAGGgacatatatttcctattttaagacATACCACAGTGCGTTATAATCATGATTGCAGATACATGTTCTAACAATTTAAAGATCACGATGACTTTTTTGCTCTTTACATctggctatttcccttcccataatatttcttgaagagaaacattaaaatacagacaaacagggcttccctgggggcgcagtggttgagaatccgcctgccgatgcaggggacacaggttcgtgtcccggtccgggaagatcccacacgcctcggagcggctgggcccgtgagccatggtcactaagcctgcgcgtccggagtctgtgctccgcaacgggagaggccacgacagtgagaggcccgcgtaccgaaaaacaaaacaaaacaaacaaacaaaaaatacagacaaacacaaaaaacagaaaatatacaaaatgtgtggTTTGTGGCTTAACAAGAAACTTAAGTAAAATCAGTTCTGACAGTAGCCAGCATGACAAACTTCCACAGTACAAAGGAGAATGGATCAAGATTTGAGCAGGCACAGGAGACACTCCAGGCATGAACAACACCAAGAAAAGGTACACAGGAAGTAACGTGGTGTGTAGGAAATCACGAGACCAGTCTGATGAGAAGAGACTTAAACAAGACTGAAACTCAATTTCTAAACCTCCATCTCGGagatggcttaaagatggcggaagagtaagacggcgatctccttcctccccacacagacaagagaaatacatctacacgtggaacttctcctatagaacacacaccgaacactggcagaagacctcagacctcccaaaaggcaagaaactccccacctacctgggtagggcaaaagaaaaaagaataaacagagacaaagaataggcacGGGACCTACaccggtgggagggagccgtgaaggaggaaagattcccacacactagaagcccctttgcgggcggagactgcgggtggcggagggggaagctccggagccgcggaggagagcgcagccacagggtgcggagggcaaagcggggagattcccgcAGCAGATCGGTGCTGacgggcactcaccagcccgagaggcttgtctgctcccccgccagagcgggtgggggctgggagctgaggctcgggcttcagtcggatcccagggaaaggtctggagttggcagagtgaaaacagcctgaaggggttagtgcgccacggctggccgggagggagtccggttgaagtgtGGAGcttccgaagaggcaagagaccttttcttccctctttgcttcctgggcacgaggagaggggattaagcgccccgcttaaaggagccccagaaaagggcgcggagctgccgaagaaacaagagactatttcttgcctttttgcttcctcgggcgcgaggagaggggattaagagcaccgtgtaaaggagctccagaaacgggcacgagccgcggctgtcagcacgaacagtagagacgggtgtgggacgctaaggttgctgctcccGCCAACAAGAGGCCTGtttgtgagcacaggtcactctccacaccgcccctcccgggagcccgtgcagcccgccacttccgGGGTCGCGGAATCCAGGGatagcttccccaggagaacgcacggcgggcctcgggccggtgcagcgtcacgccggcctctgacgtcacaggctcgccccgcatctgtgcccctccctcccccctgcctgagtgagccggagccccccaatcagctgctcctttaaccccgtcctgtctgagcaaagggcagatgccctcggacgacctacacgcagaggcggggccaagtccaaagctgaaccccaggagctgtgtgaacaaagaggagagggggaggtctctcccagcagcctcagaagcagcggattaaagctccacaatcaacttgaagtgccctgcatctgtggaaaacctgaatagacaacgaatcatcccaagttgaggaggtggactttgggagcaagatatactattattttaccctttttactttctgtgagtgtgtatgggtgtgctgctgtgtgagattttgtctgtatagctttgctctcaccatttgtcctagggttacactgacccgtttttctgttttttattaatagaaatttttcttcttaataattatttttttattttaataactatactttatcctactttattttgtcttctccctttctttcttcctttcttccttcctttcatccctccttccctttcttccttccttcctcccttccttcctctcttccttcctccctttcttcctctcctccttccttccttcgtttcttgctttcttccttccttcattattaccttccttccttcctcccttcctttcttcctttctcccttccctccctccctccttccttccttccttctttcatttctattttttctcccttttattttgagccgtgtggattaaaggctcttggcgcccct
Proteins encoded in this region:
- the LOC131755771 gene encoding centrosomal protein of 78 kDa-like, whose protein sequence is MIITHCVIWQAVKNSISLKTVNFMGCNVTWQGADHMAKILKYQTTRRHADTWAESLPSRRSDLDCMAGLRSITLNYNTLIGDLGASAFVESLSEDLWLGALDLQHCGLTSEGAKALLKALETNRTLLILVIRKNPPVDHSVMKAVMKKGLQNGRSAKSEYQWISSPSVKEPSKAARQKKRTIILGSGRKGKATLRIVAHYRKKAGTKNMFSRCPVVPQNRSKMNIPFRIGNTKRDDSLEKRFLDKALELNMISLKGHSCGCIGGSSGSVGGIRASLHNAVTIEDVQKLAAFVKHFLEMHPL